The nucleotide window TCTCTTCTTTTGCAAAAATAATCGCCATACATATCCACCTCACATTCAGAATATTCTAAAGTTGTATTATGGTCAAGTAAAGGGTTCTAAAATAGCAATATATCTTGCTTTTTGTTCATTTTTTGACACTTTTAAATGTTTCACGTGAAACATTTTATTTACTATGTAATATTTCTAAAATACGCAAATCAAGCAAACCTGTATTTTTTACTGTCATATCTGCATCACGAAGTCCTGAACCAACGCCCACACTAATAATACCAGCTGCGTTTATTGCTTCAATTCCCGCTTGAGCATCCTCCACACCGATTACTTCTGCCCGTTTAAGTCCCAGCTCACGTGTTGCTTCAATAAAGATTTCAGGATCTGGTTTTGATTTAGTAATCTTGGCTGCATCAACAATGTAGTCGAATTCTTGCTCCATTTCCAATGCGCTTAGCACCGTATGAGCATTTTTAGAGACAGAGGCAATCGCACATTTTAAGTGCTGCTTTTTCAGTGCCACAATCAGTTCTTTAATCCCTGGCAACACATCAGCTGGTGTGATTTCTTGCAACAAACTAACATAAAATTCATTTTTATCTGCGGCAAGTGCTTCTATTTCTTCTTGTGTAAAATCATTTTCGCGGTTATCTTTCTTTAAAATAAGCAGCAATGAGTCAATTCTGCTTACTCCTTTTAAATTTTCATTAAATGCCTCGTCAAATTCAATACCGATACTCTCTGCTGTTTTTTTCCAAGCAAGGTAATGATAATGTGCTGTATCTGTGATGACGCCATCTAAATCAAATAGTACTCCTTTTAAAGCTGTTGTCATTAAACTCGTCCTTTCCAAACTGCCGCAACATTTCGTGCGGTCCTTCTTAAATTATTTGGGGTTTCTTTAAGTATTTGTTCTAATGTTGCAGGTTGTGCGATGGACGCGAATACAGCAGTAATTCCAGCTTCATAAACAGCGTCTAACCCATCCCCTACGCTCCCACAAATGGCAATAACTGGTATTCCGTGGGGAACTTGTTTTGCGACTCCCACTGGTGCTTTACCTTCTGCAGTCTGCCCATCCATTTTTCCTTCGCCAACAATAACTAAATCAGCGTCTTTACATATCGCTTGCATCTGAAGTGCTTCCAGAACAAAGTCGATGCCCGAAAGTAAATTTGCTTCCAAAAACGTTGCAAGACCAGCGCCAATCCCACCACCAGCTCCTGCGCGCGGCATAGTAAGCATCGCAGAGTTGGCAAGTTGATAGAAATGTTGCATTGCTTCATCGGCCTTAAGTAAGTCCGTTTTTAGCAACCCTTTCTGCGGACCAAAAACAAATGTTGCACCTTTTTCCCCACAAAGCGGATTCTCCACATCTGTAACCACATTAATAGTCACGTTTTTTAGCTCTGCTGGAACATTTTTAGCATTTATTGTTGCTATCTTTGCTAAATTCACACCAATGGCTTCTAGCGTTTGCCCAGTATTATCTAAAAACTCGTATCCAAGTGCACTAGCCATACCAATTCCACCATCGTTTGAAGCGCTTCCACCAATACCAACAATAATTTCTCTTGCGCCTTTTTGAATGGCATAGAGAATAAGTTCGCCTACTCCTTTGGTGCTTACCAGAAGTGGATTTCTTTGGCTTAGCGGAACTAAGTGTAAACCACACGCTTCAGCCATTTCGATCAGTGCCTTTTGATTTCCCTTTGTAAAAGCAATTTCTGCTGGAACTTCATCACCAAAAGGACCAGAAACGTTAATTTTCATTTTAGTCGCACTAAAGGCCTCACTTAAAATTGACATTGTCCCTTCTCCGCCGTCACCAATAGGAAGAGTATAATAAGTTGCATACGGATAAATTTCTTGAAAGCCCTCTTTAATATACTCTGCCACCTGATGCGCCGTCAAACTTTCTTTAAAAGAATCCGGCGCAATAACAATTTTCATAAAGACACACCCTTTTGTTCAAAGTTAATAGTTAGTCTATCCGTTAACTGATGTTTTTCTCCGTCGATAATTAATTCTAGCACGCTTTTCGTTGTTTTTGAAAGCTCTAATGTTTTGGGAGTTATTTTAAAACCAATTCGTTCCTTATTCCAGACAAATTCAAACGCCACCGATTGCCATGCTTCTGGCAAATTCGGGGAAACTTGGAGTAATTCCTCACTAGTGTCAATCCCAGCAAAGCCAAAAATCACTGTGAGCCAAATCGCACCAAGCGAGGCTGCATGAAGTCCATCATCTGATGAATGCGGTTCACTGCCAAGATCAATTAAACACGCCTCTTGGAAAAATTGGTATGCTTGCTCCCTATCACCTAGCCGATTTTCTACTATTGCATGAATCGCCTTACTTAAAGAAGAATCATGAATTGTCCGTTTTTCATAATAATCCAAGTTTTTCTTCATCGTTTCAGTATCAAAAATAGTTGGGAAAAGATAAAATAACATGACTAAATCAGCTTGCTTCAAAATTTGCAAATCATTCACTTCTTGCCTGGAATAATCTAGTAGAATCCCTTGTTTACCTTGCGCAGCTTTGTATTTGTCCAATTTTATCCAAGCTTTTTGCAAAAATGTGTCGTCTTGGGGGACTAGCCCTGCCGAATTCGCAACGGGTAAATATAACTTCGCTAGGAAATCTTTGGCACGTTTTTGGAATGCTTGATTTTCTTTATTCCAAATCATTGCTTTTTCTACATTATAATACGCCATGTAATTAGTATACGTATTATTATCAATATGCTCTGTGTATTCGTCTGGTCCAATAACATCAAGTATCTCCAGAAGTCCATTACGATTAATTGCTCGGCTTATCCAAAATTCAGCAGTTTCAAGGAGCATTTCTGCCCCGTAATCAGTCATAAACTGTTCATCCTTGGTTGCCACCACATATCCACACACCGCAAAAGCAATATCGGCTACTAAATGGTGCTCTGAAATAGCAGAGGCAACCTTTTGGCGAGTTCCTGTCCGAATGTTAATCGCTGCAAATTCTGGTGTCTCTTCTTTGCCAGAAAATGCGCTCTCCCACGGATAAAGTGCTCCTTTATAGCCATTTTTCATTGCTTTTTCTTTTGCTTCTTTCAAGTGAAGATACCGATATTGTAGTAATTGTTTAGCCGTTTTCGGTTGATTATATAAGAAAAATGGCAAGATGAAAATTTCTGTATCCCAGAAAACATGTCCTTTATAGCCTTCACCGGTCAATCCTTTTGCCCCAACACTACAACGAATATCATCTTTTGGCGTCATAATTTCTAAGTGATAACAAGCAAAATCAAGCGCAAATTGGTCCATTCCATTCGTACTATCCAACTGAACACCTACTGACTGCCAAAAATCGGCCCAAGCTTGGTCTGAAGGTACTTTTAATTCTTGATAGGTCGTATTGAGAATTTCGACATCTAATTTGCCAAGTGAAGTATTAACCGAGCTAATTTTTTCCAAAGTGAAGGTCTCATTTGCTTTCATGTTCTGCTCTACTTCCGTCATTAGTTGGCGGTTTTTTGCTGTAAAAACACCTTTAACATTCATTCTAGTTGCCACAACGATTCGCTGTTTGCTTTCAATCGTCTCATATTCCCCAACCATCAATTCTTCATCAAAAATTCGCAAACTTAATTCCCTCAGCTGCTGCGTTCCAAAATTCGTTTGCTGCGCATCAATCCCAGTCCGCACTTTCACCACACCAGCATCTGTCAAAGGGGTAATTTCCACCCTAGTAGCAACCAAATGTTGCGCTACTTTCGAAACAAATCGATGAAAATTAATCTGATATTTTTTATGTGCGTTATTTTCCCAAGTGATTTTTCTGACTAATTCTCCTGTATTCATATCTAAATAACGTTCATAACTATGGACGGCTCCTGCTTGCATAGAAAAAGCTTCTCCATCAAGCGTCAACTGGAATCGCATGATGTCTGGTAAATTCACTAATTCCGAACTTGTTGATCCACTTGGTCTGTTATAAATCCCAGCTACATACATCCCGCGAACTTGCTCTGGATAGTCTTCCTCCAATGCTCCGCGAATACCCAAATAACCATTCCCAATAGTCATTTGGCTACCATATTTATTTAGATAATCTACTGCAAATTCCTTCTCGATTATTTTCTTCATAAAGAAACACTCTCACCTTTTTCTGCCGATTCGTATAAACTTTCAACGATTTTTTGAATTCTGTAACCTTGTTCTGCGTTCGCGAGTTGTTCATTCGATGCTCCGAGCACACTATTTACAAATGCCTTCATGCTATTCTCATGCTTGTCCTCATCAAGTGCTCCAAGCTGCTCTAAAA belongs to Listeria ivanovii subsp. ivanovii and includes:
- the pgmB gene encoding beta-phosphoglucomutase; protein product: MTTALKGVLFDLDGVITDTAHYHYLAWKKTAESIGIEFDEAFNENLKGVSRIDSLLLILKKDNRENDFTQEEIEALAADKNEFYVSLLQEITPADVLPGIKELIVALKKQHLKCAIASVSKNAHTVLSALEMEQEFDYIVDAAKITKSKPDPEIFIEATRELGLKRAEVIGVEDAQAGIEAINAAGIISVGVGSGLRDADMTVKNTGLLDLRILEILHSK
- a CDS encoding glycerate kinase, producing MKIVIAPDSFKESLTAHQVAEYIKEGFQEIYPYATYYTLPIGDGGEGTMSILSEAFSATKMKINVSGPFGDEVPAEIAFTKGNQKALIEMAEACGLHLVPLSQRNPLLVSTKGVGELILYAIQKGAREIIVGIGGSASNDGGIGMASALGYEFLDNTGQTLEAIGVNLAKIATINAKNVPAELKNVTINVVTDVENPLCGEKGATFVFGPQKGLLKTDLLKADEAMQHFYQLANSAMLTMPRAGAGGGIGAGLATFLEANLLSGIDFVLEALQMQAICKDADLVIVGEGKMDGQTAEGKAPVGVAKQVPHGIPVIAICGSVGDGLDAVYEAGITAVFASIAQPATLEQILKETPNNLRRTARNVAAVWKGRV
- a CDS encoding glycoside hydrolase family 65 protein, which produces MKKIIEKEFAVDYLNKYGSQMTIGNGYLGIRGALEEDYPEQVRGMYVAGIYNRPSGSTSSELVNLPDIMRFQLTLDGEAFSMQAGAVHSYERYLDMNTGELVRKITWENNAHKKYQINFHRFVSKVAQHLVATRVEITPLTDAGVVKVRTGIDAQQTNFGTQQLRELSLRIFDEELMVGEYETIESKQRIVVATRMNVKGVFTAKNRQLMTEVEQNMKANETFTLEKISSVNTSLGKLDVEILNTTYQELKVPSDQAWADFWQSVGVQLDSTNGMDQFALDFACYHLEIMTPKDDIRCSVGAKGLTGEGYKGHVFWDTEIFILPFFLYNQPKTAKQLLQYRYLHLKEAKEKAMKNGYKGALYPWESAFSGKEETPEFAAINIRTGTRQKVASAISEHHLVADIAFAVCGYVVATKDEQFMTDYGAEMLLETAEFWISRAINRNGLLEILDVIGPDEYTEHIDNNTYTNYMAYYNVEKAMIWNKENQAFQKRAKDFLAKLYLPVANSAGLVPQDDTFLQKAWIKLDKYKAAQGKQGILLDYSRQEVNDLQILKQADLVMLFYLFPTIFDTETMKKNLDYYEKRTIHDSSLSKAIHAIVENRLGDREQAYQFFQEACLIDLGSEPHSSDDGLHAASLGAIWLTVIFGFAGIDTSEELLQVSPNLPEAWQSVAFEFVWNKERIGFKITPKTLELSKTTKSVLELIIDGEKHQLTDRLTINFEQKGVSL